From a single Columba livia isolate bColLiv1 breed racing homer chromosome 19, bColLiv1.pat.W.v2, whole genome shotgun sequence genomic region:
- the PSMD5 gene encoding 26S proteasome non-ATPase regulatory subunit 5, translating to MAEAVSELLERAARREAPLEELRALRLALQAVPPAALRARLSDRHLAALFTLLSVNDREQVSACVSILERLLPALDPLYVIQNLREELQKGLFHPDDSVKILSISQVGRIVENSGAVTEILNSPELLRQIINCIGGEKIAVAKEAIKSLSRLAQTQDGLEALFVSSLLSDLKNVMATSDVVRYRVYELIVEISSVSAESLNYCANSGLISELIGELTGDDVLVRATCIEMVTSLAHTPHGRQYLAQQGIIDKISNIILGAESDPFSGFYLPGFVKFFGNLAVVDSPQQICERYPVFMEKVFEMAESHDPTMIGVAVDTLGVLGSTVEGKQVLQKARSRFQNLLNRIGHQAKNAPTELRLRCLDAISALLYLPPEQQTDDLLRMTESWFASLSNQPLELFRSISTQPFPDLHCGALRVFTAIANQPWAQKLMLDSPGFVEYIVDRSVEPDKASKDAKYELVKALVNSKTIAEVFGNQYYLRLRAYLHEGPYYVQAASTTAVEGAE from the exons ATGGCGGAGGCGGTGTCGGAGCTGCTGgagcgggcggcgcggcgggaaGCGCCGCTGGAGGAGCTGCGGGCGCTGCGCCTGGCCCTGCAGGCCGTGCCGCCCGCCGCCCTCCGCGCCCGCCTCAGCGACCGCCACCTGGCAGCGCTCTTCACCCTCCTCAGCGTCAATGACCG GGAGCAGGTGTCCGCCTGTGTTTCTATCCTGGAGAGGCTCCTGCCGGCCCTGGACCCGCTCTATGTCATCCAGAACCTCCGAGAAGAGCTCCAGAAAGGGCTTTTCCACCCCGATGACTCCGTGAAGATCCTCAGCATATCTCAG GTTGGGCGAATTGTTGAAAATTCAGGTGCCGTTACAGAAATTCTCAACAGTCCTGAACTATTACGGCAAATAATAAATTGCATTGGTGGAGAGAAGATAGCAGTGGCTAAAGAG gCCATCAAATCTCTCTCAAGACTGGCGCAGACGCAGGATGGCTTAGAGGCTTTATTTGTGAGCAGTTTGTTGAGTGACTTGAAAAATGTCATGGCAACAAGTGATGTTGTTCGCTACAGAGTGTATGAG TTAATTGTTGAGATTTCTTCAGTATCAGCAGAATCGCTGAATTACTGTGCAAACAGTGGGTTGATATCGGAGTTAATTGGAGAGTTGACTGGAGACGACGTGCTGGTCAG AGCTACGTGCATAGAGATGGTGACCTCGCTGGCCCACACTCCACATGGGCGCCAGTATCTTGCTCAACAAGGAATTATCGATAAAATTTCAAACATCATTCTTGGTGCAGAGTCTGATCCTTTCTCAGGCTTCTATCTACCAG gatttgttaagtttTTTGGAAACCTGGCTGTTGTAGACAGTCCGCAGCAGATCTGTGAGCGATACCCGGTCTTCATGGAAAAAGTCTTTGAAATGGCAGAAAGTCACGACCCGACGATGATTGGAGTGGCTGTGGACACGCTGGGCGTCCTGGGATCAACTGTGGAAGGCAAACAGGTTCTGCAGAAAGCAA gaagTCGATTTCAAAATCTGTTAAACAGAATAGGGCACCAGGCAAAGAATGCTCCCACAGAATTACGGCTTCGCTGCTTGGATGCGATTTCAGCTCTTCTTTACTTGCCT CCGGAGCAGCAGACCGATGACCTTTTACGAATGACTGAATCGTGGTTCGCATCCCTGTCTAACCAGCCGCTGGAGCTCTTCAGGAGCATCAGTACTCAGCCATTCCCTGACCTCCACTGTGGGGCTTTACGGGTATTTACC GCTATTGCGAATCAACCATGGGCCCAGAAGTTGATGCTTGACAGTCCGGGATTTGTGGAATACATTGTAGACAGATCTGtggagcctgacaaagcttcgAAGGATGCCAAATATGAACTGGTTAAGGCCCTTGTAAACTCTAAAACAATTGCGGAAGTCTTTGGAAATCAGTATTACTTGAGGCTTAGGGCTTACTTGCATGAAGGCCCTTACTATGTTCAGGCAGCTTCTACTACAGCCGTGGAAGGAGCAGAATAA